The genomic interval tgaaaaagttgtaatgataagttgagatgagttgagaggatttttggttccaaacgaagcctaagtcTGTCCTGAACAGTTATTATTCATGacagttttttatttgaagtattttttataagatgtaaggTAATAAATAGTGGCAGACCGATTCTCGGAACAAAAAGTAACTTCATTATTTAATGAGCCTCATGATTGGCAAGTGTATTGAAAGAAACTGTCGGGTTATCGTGTGGTGGGTGGGGGGGGGGAAGAAAAGATTCGATGGAAAGAAAATTgtatttcaatatattatatatatattcattctaGTATCCATACAATGAAAAAGCCAACAAGGGCAGTATACAGAACTTGGTACTTTTATAGGGTACCAGCATATTACGTGCCTTGATCTGATCATTATGCAGACTGGAAGTCTGAAATTCTTCTCAGCCATGCTAATAGATAGAATCaggcttcatttatttttcttattctttttcctttatttccCTTTTACTGTGTACTCCATTAATTTATCCCCACcccattttatattttatatggtgaCTTTAATCTTTAAGCCCTCTCAAACACAACAGGAAGCACTGAACCATCCAAGGCCAACAACCTCTTCCCGTTCTCTACCAAACTACCAGCAGTCCCACAGTCGAACCTGCAAAAATTGCAGACCTCAGTCGGACACCACTCGATATTGTAGATATTATCCCCAGCTCCAGTCCTCCGAATCTTAAAGAAATTGCCTGCTTTTCTCCagctttcattttcttcagtGACGACGATTTCTCCTGTGACAATTAATCTCCTTCCACTCTCTGTGTCTCTCTCACCCAACTTCCACGCAGTTGATTGTATACAGGTTGTGGCTGCTGAGAATACAACCTTAGTGTCCCTGCTCTCCCTAATTAAAGTTTCTCCCTCCACGAAGGGTGTAAAGATGACAGGGAAGCCATCCGGACCCGAAACATTTTCCTGACCAACGTATAAAGGGCAAGAGCCATTTCGGTCGATCAAGGTAAAACGACCACCATTATCAGTAATGGCAGGCTTAATGTAGTATTCTATGCCCTGTTCAAGAGCCCGTCCAGAGGTGTCAAGCACCGGAGGAGAAGAGTCATCATCGGACGGTTGGGCTGCCACAGATATGGCCATCATGACTAGGAATATGCAGAAGCTCAGGCTTCCAACCAATCGCGTCAACTCCATTTTGATGATTCTGATCAAACAGCAGATGAaactgatctatatatattgcag from Juglans regia cultivar Chandler chromosome 2, Walnut 2.0, whole genome shotgun sequence carries:
- the LOC109011731 gene encoding kunitz type trypsin inhibitor 111-like → MELTRLVGSLSFCIFLVMMAISVAAQPSDDDSSPPVLDTSGRALEQGIEYYIKPAITDNGGRFTLIDRNGSCPLYVGQENVSGPDGFPVIFTPFVEGETLIRESRDTKVVFSAATTCIQSTAWKLGERDTESGRRLIVTGEIVVTEENESWRKAGNFFKIRRTGAGDNIYNIEWCPTEVCNFCRFDCGTAGSLVENGKRLLALDGSVLPVVFERA